A region from the Indicator indicator isolate 239-I01 chromosome 4, UM_Iind_1.1, whole genome shotgun sequence genome encodes:
- the SYT13 gene encoding synaptotagmin-13 isoform X2, translating into MVLSAPVIALGATLGTATSILALCGLTCFCKCKQPEKGLSEKDQEDDTENTKPSVLQPVQQFNVKKTAEPVQPRALLKFPNIYGPKPVVTSPEIVNYTQYSLKTTEETATGRNTGLDENRMKIQVNEELFVLPQNGVVKDVCVTEHLNPERAASCNQAPELHYSLAYDQQKAELCVALLEAMHGGMSGDQEAGCHCYILGTLVTKSGIAEAQTELKKKVLHTLWEEVLRFPLTEEEMPEGTLTLTLRNCDKFSRHSIVGELKLSLANVKESFGTAQWERLKIPEKEPSTGHGEVLLSISYLPAANRLLVVIIKAKNLHSKQLKDLLGNDVSVKVTLRHQSLKLKKKQTKRAKHKINPVWNEMIMFEVPHELLRASSVELEMLSQDGAGQSHVLGKCSLGLHVTGTERNHWEEMLRNPRRQIAMWHQLHM; encoded by the exons ATGGTTTTGTCGGCCCCCGTGATAGCCCTGGGGGCTACCTTAGGGACTGCAACCAGCATCCTTGCCCTCTGTGGGCTCACCTGCTTCTGCAAATGCAAGCAACCTGAGAAAGGACTATCAGAAAAGGACCAAGAGGACGACACAGAAAACACTAAGCCCAGTGTGCTTCAGCCAGTGCAGCAA ttcaaCGTTAAGAAAACTGCAGAGCCAGTCCAGCCTCGAGCACTCCTGAAGTTTCCCAACATTTATGGCCCCAAACCGGTAGTAACTTCACCTGAAATTGTTAACTACACGCAATACTCCCTGAAGACCACAGAGGAAACAGCTACTGGGAGGAACACTGGTCTGGATGAGAACAGGATGAAGATACAGGTCAACGAGGAGCTCTTTGTTCTCCCTCAAAACG GTGTGGTAAAGGACGTGTGTGTTACAGAGCACTTGAACCCCGAGAGGGCAGCCAGCTGTAACCAGGCCCCCGAGCTGCACTACTCCCTCGCCTATGATCAACAGAAAGCTGAGCTGTGTGTGGCCCTTCTGGAAG CTATGCATGGTGGAATGAGTGGAGACCAGGAAGCTGGCTGCCATTGCTATATCCTGGGCACACTGGTTACCAAGTCTGGCATTGCTGAGGCCCAGACAGAGCTGAAGAAGAAGGTGCTCCACACCCTTTGGGAGGAGGTCCTGAGATTCCCATTAACGGAGGAGGAGATGCCAGAGGGGACACTGACTCTCACCCTGAGAAACTGCGACAAGTTCTCCAGGCACAGCATTGTGGGGGAACTCAAACTGAGCCTTGCAAACGTGAAGGAGTCCTTTGGGACAGCCCAGTGGGAAAGGCTAAAGATCCCAGAGAAG GAGCCTTCTACAGGTcatggggaggttctgctgtcTATCAGCTACCTGCCAGCAGCTAACCGTCTGCTGGTGGTGATTATTAAGGCTAAAAATCTCCATTCCAAGCAGCTGAAAGATCTACTTGGCAATG ATGTTTCTGTCAAGGTGACCCTGAGGCATCAGTCCTTGAAACTGAAGAAGAAGCAGACCAAGCGTGCCAAGCACAAGATCAACCCCGTATGGAATGAGATGATCATGTTTGAGGTGCCTCACGAGCTCCTGCGTGCCTCCAGCGTGGAGCTGGAGATGCTGAGCCAGGatggtgctgggcagagccaCGTGCTTGGCAAGTGCAGCCTGGGCCTACACGTCACAGGCACAGAGAGGAACCACTGGGAAGAAATGCTGCGGAACCCCAGGAGACAGATAGCCATGTGGCACCAGCTCCACATGTAG
- the SYT13 gene encoding synaptotagmin-13 isoform X1: MVLSAPVIALGATLGTATSILALCGLTCFCKCKQPEKGLSEKDQEDDTENTKPSVLQPVQQFNVKKTAEPVQPRALLKFPNIYGPKPVVTSPEIVNYTQYSLKTTEETATGRNTGLDENRMKIQVNEELFVLPQNVAGVVKDVCVTEHLNPERAASCNQAPELHYSLAYDQQKAELCVALLEAMHGGMSGDQEAGCHCYILGTLVTKSGIAEAQTELKKKVLHTLWEEVLRFPLTEEEMPEGTLTLTLRNCDKFSRHSIVGELKLSLANVKESFGTAQWERLKIPEKEPSTGHGEVLLSISYLPAANRLLVVIIKAKNLHSKQLKDLLGNDVSVKVTLRHQSLKLKKKQTKRAKHKINPVWNEMIMFEVPHELLRASSVELEMLSQDGAGQSHVLGKCSLGLHVTGTERNHWEEMLRNPRRQIAMWHQLHM; the protein is encoded by the exons ATGGTTTTGTCGGCCCCCGTGATAGCCCTGGGGGCTACCTTAGGGACTGCAACCAGCATCCTTGCCCTCTGTGGGCTCACCTGCTTCTGCAAATGCAAGCAACCTGAGAAAGGACTATCAGAAAAGGACCAAGAGGACGACACAGAAAACACTAAGCCCAGTGTGCTTCAGCCAGTGCAGCAA ttcaaCGTTAAGAAAACTGCAGAGCCAGTCCAGCCTCGAGCACTCCTGAAGTTTCCCAACATTTATGGCCCCAAACCGGTAGTAACTTCACCTGAAATTGTTAACTACACGCAATACTCCCTGAAGACCACAGAGGAAACAGCTACTGGGAGGAACACTGGTCTGGATGAGAACAGGATGAAGATACAGGTCAACGAGGAGCTCTTTGTTCTCCCTCAAAACG TTGCAGGTGTGGTAAAGGACGTGTGTGTTACAGAGCACTTGAACCCCGAGAGGGCAGCCAGCTGTAACCAGGCCCCCGAGCTGCACTACTCCCTCGCCTATGATCAACAGAAAGCTGAGCTGTGTGTGGCCCTTCTGGAAG CTATGCATGGTGGAATGAGTGGAGACCAGGAAGCTGGCTGCCATTGCTATATCCTGGGCACACTGGTTACCAAGTCTGGCATTGCTGAGGCCCAGACAGAGCTGAAGAAGAAGGTGCTCCACACCCTTTGGGAGGAGGTCCTGAGATTCCCATTAACGGAGGAGGAGATGCCAGAGGGGACACTGACTCTCACCCTGAGAAACTGCGACAAGTTCTCCAGGCACAGCATTGTGGGGGAACTCAAACTGAGCCTTGCAAACGTGAAGGAGTCCTTTGGGACAGCCCAGTGGGAAAGGCTAAAGATCCCAGAGAAG GAGCCTTCTACAGGTcatggggaggttctgctgtcTATCAGCTACCTGCCAGCAGCTAACCGTCTGCTGGTGGTGATTATTAAGGCTAAAAATCTCCATTCCAAGCAGCTGAAAGATCTACTTGGCAATG ATGTTTCTGTCAAGGTGACCCTGAGGCATCAGTCCTTGAAACTGAAGAAGAAGCAGACCAAGCGTGCCAAGCACAAGATCAACCCCGTATGGAATGAGATGATCATGTTTGAGGTGCCTCACGAGCTCCTGCGTGCCTCCAGCGTGGAGCTGGAGATGCTGAGCCAGGatggtgctgggcagagccaCGTGCTTGGCAAGTGCAGCCTGGGCCTACACGTCACAGGCACAGAGAGGAACCACTGGGAAGAAATGCTGCGGAACCCCAGGAGACAGATAGCCATGTGGCACCAGCTCCACATGTAG